In Miniphocaeibacter halophilus, the following proteins share a genomic window:
- a CDS encoding FadR/GntR family transcriptional regulator, with protein sequence MRKHLINMSEFSKIKTKLLAEQIEEEIYNYIIKSNLSIGDKLPNEFELAEKFGVGRSTIREAVKLLESDGILEVRRGSGTYVINKMPKDIDPLGLSAIEDKMALAMDLADLRILLEPGIAEMAAQKATEDDIEKLYELCKIIEEKIEKDENYIEDDINFHTYVAKSSKNMVVEQLIPIIDTAVMMFVNVTHKQLTEETILTHRAVVDAISERDTIGAKTAMMMHMTYNRNLIKKLMKKEKERKI encoded by the coding sequence GTGCGAAAGCACTTAATAAATATGAGTGAATTTTCAAAAATTAAAACTAAACTATTAGCAGAGCAAATAGAAGAGGAAATATACAACTATATAATTAAGTCCAATTTAAGTATAGGCGACAAATTGCCAAATGAATTTGAACTGGCTGAAAAATTTGGTGTAGGAAGAAGTACAATTAGAGAAGCTGTAAAATTACTAGAATCCGATGGAATATTGGAGGTTAGGAGAGGTTCAGGAACATATGTAATAAATAAGATGCCAAAGGATATTGATCCCTTAGGTCTTAGCGCCATTGAAGATAAAATGGCTTTAGCCATGGACTTGGCAGATCTTAGAATATTATTAGAACCTGGAATTGCAGAAATGGCTGCTCAAAAAGCAACAGAAGATGATATTGAAAAGTTATATGAACTATGTAAAATAATTGAAGAAAAAATTGAAAAGGATGAAAACTATATAGAAGATGATATAAATTTTCATACCTATGTAGCCAAAAGTTCTAAAAATATGGTAGTAGAACAGTTAATTCCAATTATTGATACAGCAGTAATGATGTTTGTAAATGTAACCCATAAACAATTAACAGAAGAAACCATTTTAACTCATAGGGCAGTAGTCGATGCTATTTCAGAAAGAGATACAATAGGTGCAAAAACTGCAATGATGATGCACATGACATATAACAGGAATTTAATAAAAAAACTAATGAAAAAAGAAAAAGAAAGAAAAATATAA
- a CDS encoding NAD(P)H-hydrate epimerase, with translation MITVTAEQMRNIDKYAIEKIGIPSIVLMENAKNAMINYIPLDGYEKYIIVAGVGNNGGDALAMARDLILEEKETYIYIAGNLEKASKDFKINYNILKNIGGNIIVLENKDDLLKLKENLGEDSIVIDGIFGTGLNSGIRGIIFEIIDLLNSSNAFIFSIDIPSGLDADTGAIHGTSVNADLVVTLGLMKKGLLNYEGEVMVEKIGIPKQAVEAVLG, from the coding sequence ATGATTACTGTAACAGCAGAACAGATGAGAAATATTGACAAATATGCAATTGAAAAAATTGGAATTCCTTCAATTGTACTTATGGAAAATGCTAAAAATGCTATGATAAATTATATTCCATTAGATGGATACGAAAAATATATTATAGTAGCTGGCGTTGGTAATAATGGTGGAGATGCCTTAGCTATGGCTAGGGATTTAATTCTTGAAGAAAAGGAAACCTATATTTATATAGCCGGAAATCTAGAAAAAGCTAGCAAGGACTTTAAAATAAACTATAATATCCTTAAAAACATAGGTGGAAATATTATAGTTTTAGAAAACAAGGATGATTTATTAAAACTTAAGGAAAATCTTGGTGAAGATTCAATAGTTATAGATGGTATTTTTGGAACAGGTTTAAATAGTGGCATAAGGGGAATAATATTTGAAATAATAGATTTATTAAACTCTTCAAATGCCTTTATTTTTTCAATAGATATTCCAAGTGGTTTAGATGCAGATACTGGTGCTATTCACGGTACATCTGTAAATGCTGACTTAGTAGTTACATTAGGACTTATGAAAAAAGGCCTTCTTAATTATGAAGGCGAAGTAATGGTCGAAAAAATAGGTATTCCTAAACAAGCTGTAGAAGCTGTTTTGGGATAA
- a CDS encoding ATP-binding protein, whose amino-acid sequence MNDFIYADKKLEKIRHKNNIILEKRKAEINKKIPEYRLLSYEIKLKNLELINIMKNGTKEEISLVEKDLANLKNNRKKLLVNKGFPTDYLDKIYSCNICKDEGEINGKICVCKRNIINRIRFKKANMYQAIDTETFENFDFSLFREEKKENEQISPREVIQILFKKFKEYSENFSIKSKSLYISGDVGVGKTYICNSISSEVIKRGYNVVYMTASDLMQQLRANQYDAFNRMVENREKYNLIVQADLLIIDDLGTEYITDQSVANLFNLLNTRIIQKKPIIISTNIGFNEISRVYDERIYSRIKDFEKYKILGDDLRGKK is encoded by the coding sequence ATGAATGATTTTATTTATGCTGATAAAAAATTAGAAAAAATCAGACATAAGAATAATATTATACTGGAAAAAAGAAAAGCTGAAATAAATAAAAAAATACCGGAATATAGATTACTAAGTTATGAAATAAAACTTAAAAATTTAGAGCTTATTAATATTATGAAAAATGGAACTAAGGAAGAGATTTCCTTAGTTGAAAAAGATTTAGCTAATTTAAAAAACAATAGGAAGAAATTATTAGTCAATAAGGGATTTCCTACAGATTATTTAGATAAAATATACAGTTGTAATATTTGTAAAGATGAAGGGGAAATTAATGGTAAGATTTGCGTATGTAAAAGGAATATTATAAATAGAATTCGTTTTAAAAAGGCAAATATGTACCAAGCAATAGATACTGAAACCTTTGAAAATTTTGACTTTAGTCTATTTAGGGAAGAGAAAAAAGAAAATGAACAAATTTCACCAAGGGAAGTTATTCAAATATTATTTAAAAAATTTAAAGAATATTCTGAGAATTTTTCAATAAAAAGCAAATCACTATATATTAGTGGAGATGTAGGAGTAGGAAAAACATATATTTGTAATTCAATTTCAAGTGAGGTTATTAAAAGGGGATATAATGTTGTCTATATGACTGCTTCGGATTTAATGCAGCAATTAAGGGCCAATCAATATGATGCCTTTAATAGAATGGTAGAAAATAGAGAAAAATATAATCTTATAGTCCAGGCAGATCTATTAATTATAGATGACCTAGGAACAGAATATATTACAGATCAATCTGTAGCAAATCTTTTTAATTTACTAAATACTAGAATAATACAAAAAAAACCGATTATTATTTCTACAAATATAGGATTTAATGAAATAAGCAGGGTTTATGATGAAAGAATATATTCTAGGATTAAAGACTTTGAAAAATATAAAATATTAGGCGATGATTTAAGAGGTAAAAAATAG
- a CDS encoding DnaD domain-containing protein gives MKFSLDTFNLDLGETPIENLFLDLMMPTADGEAVKVYLYLYRQVLKNDNNYEFDEDDISKDLGMSLDDFKKALEYWLEVGIISRELVVETGKYNYKFISIRELQLGSKQFYEYNRNEEKFLNKNNNIEMFEKIEDILELPLTNTNIMDILDLQKTTNVSSDLIVKAFEYSKKKTGKMNFNYVFGIIRNWYLDGIRTVEDYYNLLDSEKTKKANIRKKRKYYKPKSGDENKLDIDFKENSEELEYIKNYLAQRNKDE, from the coding sequence ATGAAATTTAGTTTAGATACTTTTAATTTAGATTTAGGTGAAACTCCTATTGAAAATCTTTTTTTAGACTTAATGATGCCTACAGCAGATGGAGAAGCTGTTAAAGTATATTTATATCTATATAGACAGGTTTTAAAAAACGACAACAACTATGAATTTGATGAAGATGATATATCAAAGGACTTAGGAATGAGCTTAGATGACTTTAAAAAAGCTTTAGAGTATTGGCTTGAAGTAGGTATAATATCGAGGGAATTAGTTGTAGAAACAGGAAAATATAATTATAAATTCATTAGTATTAGGGAATTGCAACTAGGTTCAAAACAGTTTTATGAATATAATAGAAATGAAGAAAAGTTTTTAAATAAAAACAACAATATAGAAATGTTTGAAAAAATAGAGGATATTTTAGAATTACCACTAACGAATACAAATATTATGGATATTTTAGACCTACAAAAGACCACAAATGTTTCTTCTGATTTAATAGTAAAAGCCTTTGAGTATTCAAAAAAGAAAACCGGTAAAATGAATTTTAACTATGTTTTTGGAATAATTAGAAATTGGTACTTAGACGGAATTAGAACAGTTGAAGATTATTACAATCTTTTAGATAGTGAAAAAACTAAAAAAGCTAACATTAGAAAGAAGAGAAAATACTACAAACCAAAAAGTGGTGACGAAAATAAACTGGATATTGACTTTAAAGAGAATTCAGAGGAATTAGAATATATTAAAAATTATTTAGCACAAAGGAATAAAGATGAATGA
- a CDS encoding GNAT family N-acetyltransferase: MEHRLQNTIIEDNSLVIKKLELEDALKIKSWGRHSNKLFIDYDLAKYNQKELKIWYYSKKSGIRNKYFAIYNYNNDFIGYIGIKDINIFKKSSTLGIVLNPSFISKGYGYKAMCIFLDYYFNEMNMKRMNLEVNEFNERAIKLYKKLGFRYVSEYLGMFENQNINFDEIEYIKYRDNFVVNNGIIYSKIHIMTLDYRRYKLKEQYNEI, from the coding sequence ATGGAGCATAGATTACAAAATACAATAATAGAAGATAATAGCTTAGTCATAAAGAAATTAGAATTAGAAGATGCTTTAAAAATAAAATCTTGGGGAAGACATAGTAACAAATTATTTATCGACTATGATTTAGCTAAGTATAATCAAAAAGAATTAAAAATATGGTATTATAGTAAAAAATCTGGAATACGAAATAAATATTTTGCTATATATAATTACAATAATGACTTTATAGGTTATATTGGAATTAAAGATATTAATATTTTTAAGAAAAGTTCAACTTTAGGAATAGTCTTAAATCCCAGCTTTATTTCAAAAGGATATGGATATAAAGCAATGTGTATATTTTTAGACTATTATTTTAATGAAATGAATATGAAAAGAATGAATCTTGAAGTAAATGAATTTAATGAACGAGCTATTAAATTATACAAAAAATTAGGATTTAGATATGTATCTGAGTATTTAGGAATGTTTGAAAATCAAAATATTAATTTTGATGAAATCGAATATATAAAATATAGGGATAATTTTGTTGTAAATAATGGGATTATCTACTCTAAGATACATATAATGACTTTAGATTATAGGAGATATAAATTAAAGGAGCAATATAATGAAATTTAG
- the dnaB gene encoding replicative DNA helicase encodes MENLPESSRIFPHDLNAEMSVLGSMILDKNAIDTATGILKYDDFYANKNAEIYKSIVNLTDKGEAIDFVTLSEELNKEGKLEFIGGMQYLMSLTEFVPGPTNVEAYSKIVKEKAVLRYLIRTSDEIMTKCYSNNPVSEVLEFAESSIYSISQSKNKGDLERIGNILEATLDQINQMSLNEGGLTGITTGLIDLNKHLSGLQKSDLILLAARPSMGKTTLALNMALSAALDGKNVAIFSLEMSKLQLSQRFLSSLSLIDLQKIISGTLEEDDFEMLGNAIRIMENTPIFVDDTSSISLTELRSKCRRLSSKEGLDLVLIDYLQLMTDGSGRNENRQQEISNISRGLKGLAKELNCPVVALSQLSRAVESRTDKRPMLSDMRESGAIEQDADIVMMLYRDDYYNPESERPNIADLIIAKHRNGPTGTVQLYFNKKYTKFTDLVSEEDSSFYGA; translated from the coding sequence ATGGAAAATTTACCAGAAAGCAGTAGAATATTTCCACATGATTTAAATGCAGAAATGTCTGTTCTAGGATCTATGATTCTTGATAAGAATGCTATAGATACTGCAACAGGCATTTTAAAATATGATGATTTTTATGCAAACAAAAATGCTGAAATATACAAAAGCATTGTTAATCTTACAGATAAGGGAGAGGCAATAGATTTTGTAACCTTAAGTGAAGAATTAAACAAAGAAGGAAAATTAGAATTCATTGGTGGAATGCAGTATTTAATGAGTTTAACTGAATTTGTACCAGGTCCAACAAATGTTGAGGCCTATAGTAAAATAGTTAAAGAAAAAGCTGTATTACGATATTTAATTAGAACTAGCGATGAAATAATGACAAAATGCTATTCTAATAATCCGGTAAGTGAAGTATTGGAATTTGCAGAATCTTCAATTTATAGTATTAGTCAAAGTAAAAACAAGGGGGATTTAGAAAGAATAGGTAACATTTTAGAAGCAACCCTTGACCAAATTAATCAAATGAGCTTAAATGAAGGTGGATTAACAGGTATTACAACAGGTTTAATAGACTTAAACAAACATCTATCGGGTTTACAAAAATCTGATTTGATTTTACTTGCAGCAAGACCTTCAATGGGAAAAACCACACTGGCTTTAAATATGGCTTTAAGTGCAGCTTTAGATGGTAAAAATGTAGCTATATTTTCTTTGGAAATGAGTAAGCTACAATTATCCCAAAGATTTTTAAGCTCATTGTCCTTAATTGACTTACAAAAGATAATTTCAGGAACATTGGAAGAAGATGATTTTGAAATGTTGGGAAATGCAATAAGAATTATGGAAAACACACCTATTTTTGTAGATGACACATCTAGTATTTCATTAACGGAATTAAGGTCAAAATGTAGAAGACTTTCATCTAAAGAAGGTCTTGATCTAGTTCTTATTGACTATTTACAACTAATGACAGACGGTTCAGGTAGAAATGAAAATAGGCAACAGGAAATTTCTAATATTTCAAGGGGACTAAAGGGACTTGCTAAGGAGTTAAATTGTCCGGTAGTCGCATTGTCACAGCTTTCTAGGGCTGTTGAATCAAGGACGGATAAAAGACCTATGCTTTCAGATATGAGAGAGTCTGGAGCAATTGAGCAAGATGCCGACATAGTAATGATGTTATATAGGGATGATTATTACAATCCGGAAAGTGAAAGACCAAATATTGCAGATTTAATAATTGCAAAGCATAGAAATGGTCCAACAGGTACAGTACAGCTATACTTTAATAAGAAGTATACGAAATTTACAGATTTAGTATCGGAAGAAGATAGTAGTTTTTATGGAGCATAG
- the rplI gene encoding 50S ribosomal protein L9 has translation MKIILIDDVKGLGKKGELVNAKTGYARNFLLPNKLALEATKENLANWEREQEELEQKRKEEYEKAVALKEKLEGKKVVIKAKVGEGDRLFGAITSKDIAEALEKQVGLEVDRRKIELKENIKTLKTVDLPVRIYPEVIANIKVEITKE, from the coding sequence ATGAAAATAATACTAATAGATGATGTAAAGGGTTTAGGTAAAAAAGGGGAACTTGTAAATGCTAAAACAGGATATGCAAGAAATTTTTTACTACCTAACAAATTGGCTTTAGAAGCAACTAAAGAAAATTTAGCAAACTGGGAAAGAGAACAAGAGGAACTAGAACAAAAAAGAAAAGAAGAATATGAAAAAGCAGTGGCTTTAAAAGAAAAATTAGAAGGTAAAAAAGTTGTTATTAAAGCTAAGGTTGGTGAAGGTGATAGATTATTTGGTGCTATTACAAGTAAAGATATTGCAGAAGCTTTAGAAAAACAAGTTGGTTTAGAAGTAGATAGAAGAAAAATTGAATTAAAGGAAAATATTAAAACTTTAAAAACTGTAGATCTTCCAGTTAGAATTTATCCTGAAGTTATAGCTAATATTAAGGTAGAAATTACTAAGGAGTAA
- a CDS encoding DHH family phosphoesterase, whose product MKKFKYFNIRDIIIIYIILVIFSIIISYYNLIIGVLSFIVTAYMGFYGYKVIYSSEKNFELFIEKFNEQFDEITRRAIFTMPFSLVILNEKGKITWYNTKFKNIFGETEKSYINIDIRNMFKEANIEELFSGKEYIEVDYEGKFYKFFINVFSDESGESNALLYGVDYTEEFRLSKEILNNSLAVISINIDNYDELYENTEVNHRPLVFAKIDGIINSFIQVYDGFSIKFEQDNYLLAMSYENLRKVMDNKFNILDEVRDLDEGNKIPPTLSIGVGTKEVSPSENYKSARACINIAIGRGGDQAVVKIEDHYEYFGGKNQSAIKSSSVKARVMSNGLEKLIEQGGDVFIMGHRNPDMDSIGSCLGVMEIANIVGKKSYIVLDKITPAINKIYNSVLENYPDENIKDRFIKPEEAIELCKSDSTVVVLDHHRRTHSECPELLDLSENIVLIDHHRRGGDYIENTVLTYLEPHASSTSELVTELLLYMSEKLKIPKIVAEGLLAGITVDTKNFILQTGVRTFEAASILKRQGADSIAVKQLFKDSVDTVKTKGEVVYNAKIYREKIAIGILDEEVSESILIAAQSADELLNIDNIVASFVLTKDNDKVHISGRSLGEISVQLILEKLDGGGHLTSAGAQVEGSIEEVLKILEKVIDEYLEEDNNENNTNR is encoded by the coding sequence ATGAAAAAGTTTAAATATTTTAATATTAGGGATATTATTATAATTTATATTATTTTAGTAATTTTCTCTATTATTATTTCCTATTACAATTTAATAATTGGGGTACTGTCCTTTATTGTAACAGCATATATGGGATTTTATGGCTATAAAGTAATTTATTCATCAGAAAAAAATTTCGAATTATTTATAGAAAAATTTAATGAGCAATTTGATGAAATAACTAGAAGAGCTATTTTTACTATGCCATTTTCCTTAGTTATTTTAAATGAAAAGGGCAAAATAACTTGGTATAATACGAAGTTTAAAAATATTTTTGGCGAAACGGAAAAATCCTATATTAATATAGACATAAGGAATATGTTTAAAGAAGCCAATATTGAAGAGCTTTTTTCCGGAAAAGAGTATATAGAAGTAGACTATGAAGGAAAGTTCTATAAATTCTTTATAAATGTCTTTAGCGATGAGTCAGGAGAAAGCAATGCATTGCTTTATGGAGTGGACTATACAGAAGAATTTAGATTATCTAAGGAGATTTTAAACAATTCCTTGGCAGTTATATCTATTAATATAGATAATTATGATGAGTTATATGAAAATACTGAAGTAAACCACAGACCCTTGGTCTTTGCTAAAATCGATGGAATTATTAACAGCTTTATTCAAGTATATGATGGCTTTTCAATAAAATTTGAACAGGATAATTATCTTTTAGCCATGTCTTATGAAAATTTAAGAAAAGTAATGGATAATAAATTTAATATTCTAGATGAAGTAAGGGACTTAGACGAAGGTAATAAAATTCCTCCAACATTGAGTATAGGAGTTGGAACTAAGGAAGTTTCACCATCAGAAAACTATAAAAGTGCAAGGGCTTGTATTAATATTGCTATAGGTCGTGGTGGAGATCAGGCTGTTGTTAAAATTGAGGACCATTATGAATATTTTGGCGGGAAAAATCAATCTGCTATTAAAAGTAGCTCTGTTAAGGCAAGGGTAATGTCAAATGGACTAGAGAAATTAATAGAGCAAGGTGGAGATGTCTTTATAATGGGACACAGAAACCCAGATATGGATTCAATAGGCTCCTGTTTAGGTGTAATGGAAATAGCAAATATTGTAGGTAAGAAAAGCTATATAGTCCTTGATAAAATCACGCCGGCTATTAACAAAATATACAACTCTGTGTTGGAAAACTATCCCGATGAAAATATAAAGGATAGGTTTATTAAACCTGAGGAAGCAATAGAATTATGTAAAAGTGATTCAACTGTAGTGGTTTTAGATCACCATAGAAGAACCCATTCAGAATGTCCTGAACTTTTAGATTTATCTGAAAATATTGTATTAATTGACCACCATAGAAGAGGTGGAGATTATATTGAAAATACGGTTTTAACATATTTAGAACCACATGCATCATCAACTTCTGAACTTGTTACGGAATTGTTGTTATATATGAGTGAAAAACTAAAAATTCCTAAGATAGTAGCAGAGGGCTTATTAGCGGGTATAACTGTAGATACTAAGAATTTTATATTACAAACAGGTGTTAGAACCTTTGAGGCTGCATCAATATTAAAAAGACAGGGAGCAGATAGTATTGCAGTTAAACAATTGTTTAAAGACAGTGTGGACACAGTTAAAACCAAAGGTGAAGTAGTATATAATGCAAAAATTTATAGGGAAAAAATTGCAATAGGTATACTTGATGAAGAAGTTTCCGAGTCAATTTTAATAGCTGCCCAATCGGCAGATGAATTATTAAATATAGATAATATTGTAGCTTCTTTTGTTTTAACAAAGGATAATGATAAAGTTCATATAAGCGGAAGAAGCTTAGGGGAAATATCTGTACAGTTGATTTTAGAAAAACTTGATGGTGGAGGACATTTAACTTCAGCAGGTGCTCAAGTAGAGGGTAGTATTGAAGAGGTTTTAAAGATATTAGAAAAAGTTATAGATGAGTATTTAGAGGAGGACAATAATGAAAATAATACTAATAGATGA
- a CDS encoding DUF2232 domain-containing protein: protein MLFTEVLNIESKNKNIKNLELINTVFMSYIFYFLSSIIPITFVVLPAPSIILSVKNGMKYGIISFLITMAIIFITGGTIIASVLLLFLLPMIVIMSKMIKDNYSFNKIILVNFFAFIFISVVSYLNLKFALDKDIIVVILNKIDEIIVSLPELVGMIPNLGDTKEVIKLLEDSFNLMKMLLPSIAIIIILTIEYSSLLYSLNGLRKRGVKIKQNFRFINIRVSGVMIIPVILITIILGLCYYFKVPYYSIIIQNVLVIFNFIFIVSGIALVDYYLIGRVNKFVRFIIPLVLISFRLFRGDILYGAIGLIDMFVNFRKRFKRIENEKV, encoded by the coding sequence ATGTTATTTACGGAGGTGTTAAATATAGAATCTAAAAATAAGAATATAAAAAATTTAGAACTAATAAATACTGTTTTCATGTCATATATATTTTATTTTTTATCATCAATAATACCAATTACTTTTGTTGTATTACCGGCTCCTTCTATTATTCTGTCGGTAAAAAATGGTATGAAATATGGAATAATTTCCTTTTTAATAACTATGGCCATTATATTTATTACAGGGGGTACAATTATAGCTAGTGTACTGTTGCTGTTTTTATTGCCGATGATAGTTATAATGAGTAAAATGATAAAAGATAATTATAGTTTTAACAAAATAATACTGGTAAACTTCTTTGCCTTTATTTTTATATCTGTAGTTAGCTATTTGAACCTTAAATTTGCTTTAGATAAAGATATAATTGTTGTAATTTTAAATAAAATAGATGAAATTATTGTAAGTTTACCTGAGCTTGTAGGCATGATTCCAAACCTAGGTGATACAAAGGAAGTTATAAAATTGCTGGAAGATTCCTTTAATCTTATGAAGATGTTATTACCTTCTATTGCTATAATAATAATACTGACTATTGAATATTCTTCTCTTTTATATTCATTAAATGGACTAAGAAAAAGAGGAGTTAAAATAAAACAGAATTTTAGATTTATAAATATTAGAGTAAGTGGCGTTATGATAATACCTGTAATTTTAATTACTATAATTTTAGGATTATGTTATTATTTTAAAGTACCATACTATAGTATAATAATTCAAAATGTACTTGTAATATTTAATTTTATCTTTATAGTTTCAGGTATTGCACTTGTAGATTATTATCTTATAGGTAGGGTTAATAAATTTGTTAGGTTTATAATTCCACTAGTGCTTATTTCCTTTAGATTATTTAGAGGAGACATTCTATACGGAGCTATAGGCTTAATAGATATGTTTGTTAACTTTAGAAAAAGGTTTAAAAGGATAGAAAATGAAAAAGTTTAA
- a CDS encoding ATP cone domain-containing protein encodes MDKKKILEDIKTYITENDLNDKEILKFISDLKLDIVCDYYKDKEGIYVIKKKGTVEKFDRDKLFNSLANTSDAAGTMMTKSDIEIVIREVNRKIEANNRNVVTTVELRDYVTNSLIDNSYTKVEQMYNS; translated from the coding sequence ATGGATAAAAAGAAAATTTTAGAAGACATTAAGACCTACATAACTGAAAACGATTTAAATGATAAAGAAATATTAAAATTTATATCGGATTTAAAATTAGACATAGTATGTGACTACTACAAGGATAAGGAAGGTATTTATGTAATTAAGAAGAAGGGTACTGTGGAAAAGTTTGACAGGGATAAGCTTTTTAATTCCTTAGCAAATACTTCAGATGCAGCAGGTACTATGATGACAAAATCAGATATAGAAATAGTAATTAGAGAAGTTAATAGAAAAATTGAAGCAAATAATAGAAATGTTGTTACTACAGTTGAATTAAGAGATTATGTAACAAATTCTTTAATAGATAATAGTTATACTAAGGTAGAGCAAATGTATAACTCCTAG
- the tuf gene encoding elongation factor Tu, translating to MGKEKFERTKPHVNIGTIGHVDHGKTTTTAAITLVLNKRFGSGEFVDYANIDKAPEERERGITISTSHVEYETPKRHYAHVDCPGHADYVKNMITGAAQMDGAILVVSAADGPMPQTREHILLGRQVGIPKIAVFLNKEDQVDDPELIELVEMEVRDLLNEYDYDGDNAPIVVGSALKALEDPDGEWGDKIVELMEAVDEYIPEPERDVDQPFLMPVEDIFSITGRGTVATGRVERGVVKVGDNVEIIGLTDEKRTVVVTGVEMFKKMLDEAQAGDNIGALLRGVQREEIERGQVLAAPGTIQPHTKFESEVYVLTKDEGGRHTPFFSGYRPQFFFRTTDVTGVIQLEEGVEMVMPGDNAKFTIELITPIAIEEGLRFAIREGGRTVGAGVVTKILG from the coding sequence ATGGGAAAAGAAAAATTTGAAAGAACGAAACCGCACGTAAATATAGGAACAATAGGTCACGTAGACCATGGTAAAACAACAACAACAGCAGCAATCACACTAGTATTAAATAAAAGATTTGGAAGTGGAGAATTTGTTGACTATGCAAATATAGACAAGGCTCCAGAAGAAAGAGAAAGAGGTATAACAATATCAACTTCTCACGTAGAATATGAAACTCCAAAAAGACACTACGCACACGTAGACTGTCCAGGCCATGCTGACTATGTAAAGAACATGATTACAGGAGCAGCACAAATGGACGGAGCAATACTAGTAGTATCTGCAGCAGATGGTCCAATGCCACAAACAAGAGAACATATATTACTTGGAAGACAAGTAGGAATACCAAAAATTGCAGTATTCTTAAACAAAGAAGACCAAGTAGATGATCCAGAATTAATAGAATTAGTAGAAATGGAAGTAAGAGATCTATTAAACGAATATGATTATGATGGAGACAACGCACCAATCGTAGTAGGATCTGCATTAAAAGCATTAGAAGATCCTGACGGAGAGTGGGGAGACAAAATCGTAGAATTAATGGAAGCAGTAGATGAATATATTCCAGAACCAGAAAGAGACGTTGACCAACCATTCTTAATGCCAGTAGAAGACATTTTCTCAATAACAGGAAGAGGAACAGTAGCAACTGGTAGAGTAGAAAGAGGAGTAGTAAAAGTAGGAGACAACGTAGAAATAATAGGTTTAACAGACGAAAAGAGAACAGTAGTAGTAACTGGAGTAGAAATGTTCAAGAAAATGTTAGACGAAGCACAAGCAGGAGATAACATAGGAGCATTACTAAGAGGAGTACAAAGAGAAGAAATCGAAAGAGGACAAGTATTAGCGGCTCCAGGAACAATTCAACCACATACAAAATTCGAATCAGAAGTATATGTATTAACAAAAGATGAAGGTGGAAGACATACACCATTTTTCTCAGGTTATAGACCACAATTCTTCTTTAGAACAACAGATGTAACAGGAGTTATTCAATTAGAAGAAGGCGTAGAAATGGTAATGCCAGGAGATAATGCTAAATTTACTATAGAATTAATAACACCAATAGCAATAGAAGAAGGATTAAGATTTGCTATAAGAGAAGGTGGAAGAACAGTAGGAGCAGGAGTAGTAACTAAGATTTTAGGATAG
- a CDS encoding TIGR04076 family protein, with the protein MKTKIKITLIDKKGDYNCHRGHRIGDVFDFDTERGKLCPMAMHVAFPYIDILRYGGDIPKGKNNDIRFCCPDCDVINIFKLEKY; encoded by the coding sequence ATGAAAACAAAAATTAAAATTACATTAATTGATAAAAAAGGCGATTATAATTGTCATAGAGGTCATAGGATAGGAGATGTATTCGATTTTGATACAGAAAGAGGAAAATTATGTCCAATGGCTATGCATGTAGCTTTTCCATATATAGATATATTAAGATATGGTGGAGATATTCCTAAAGGAAAAAATAATGATATTAGATTTTGTTGCCCGGATTGTGATGTTATAAATATCTTTAAATTGGAAAAATATTAA